In Gopherus evgoodei ecotype Sinaloan lineage unplaced genomic scaffold, rGopEvg1_v1.p scaffold_31_arrow_ctg1, whole genome shotgun sequence, a single window of DNA contains:
- the LOC115640527 gene encoding LOW QUALITY PROTEIN: interferon-inducible GTPase 1-like (The sequence of the model RefSeq protein was modified relative to this genomic sequence to represent the inferred CDS: deleted 1 base in 1 codon), protein MVQDRRQAEQCTGVATEGADAKEPPKIPEEDTEALKGAVGKGNLTKAAAKAKEALERVDKNTLSIAGMGESGSGKLSFVNTIQGLGATDDGAAEIGLTEKIMEPAPLPHPECPNFIVWDLTGTEMANFKSDTYFKQVKFSCYDFFIIISSPHLTYHDISLAQEIQGLEKKFYVVRSKVDQDLTNENRRYDAEGKLKQNNASVKRPHQYSESALLNATRENGIEGLKTGGMAPPPRVFLVLRSGLVQPFRQTRWLPRAPSGWGHLKAPSGEEVEVSWRGMQRELPAITRGGAQGNRSLPQLTLHSASSAEHTAQLSVSSNQRRTPGRGGN, encoded by the exons ATGGTGCAGGATAGAAG GCAGGCTGAGCAGTGCACTGGAGTTGCTACAGAAGGAGCAGATGCTAAAGAGCCTCCCAAGATACCTGAAGAGGATACGGAAGCACTGAAGGGTGCTGTTGGGAAAGGAAACCTCACCAAAGCAGCTGCTAAAGCGAAAGAGGCTCTGGAGAGGGTTGATAAAAACACTCTCAGCATCGCTGGCATGGGGGAGTCAGGCTCTGGAAAATTGTCCTTTGTCAACACCATCCAGGGCCTGGGGGCTACAGATGATGGTGCTGCTGAGATAGGACTTACTGAAAAGATAATGGAGCCCGCTCCTTTACCG CACCCTGAATGTCCAAATTTTATAGTCTGGGATCTGACAGGGACCGAGATGGCAAATTTTAAATCAGACACGTACTTCAAGCAGGTGAAGTTCAGCTGCTATGACTTTTTCATCATCATCTCCAGCCCCCACTTGACATACCATGACATTAGCCTCGCCCAGGAGATCCAGGGACTGGAGAAGAAGTTTTATGTTGTGCGCTCCAAGGTGGATCAGGATTTGACAAATGAAAACCGACGCTATGATGCGGAGGGAAAACTGAAGCAGAACAATGCTTCCGTGAAAAGGCCACATCAGTACAGTGAGAGTGCGCTCCTCAATGCCACCAGAGAGAACGGCATCGAAGGGCTGAAAACAGGAGGGATGGCCCCCCCCCCACGGGTTTTTCTTGTACTgagatcagggctggtgcaaccatttaggcaaactaggtggctgcctagggcgcctagtggttggggtcACCTAAAAGCCCcttcaggtgaggaggtggaggtgagctggaggggCATGCAGAGAGAGTTGCCCGCAATAACgagggggggcgcacaggggaaccgctccctgccccagcttaccctccactctgcctcctccgctgagcataCAGCCCAGCTCtcagtctcctccaatcagcgccgcacgcctgggcggggaggaAATTAG